In bacterium, one DNA window encodes the following:
- a CDS encoding helix-turn-helix transcriptional regulator encodes MPIFINLDLMLVRRKMSLTELAERVGVTIANLSVLKTGKARAVRFSTLEAICAALECQPGDILEYRPEDQTAEG; translated from the coding sequence ATGCCAATATTTATAAATCTCGACCTGATGCTGGTGCGCCGCAAGATGAGCCTGACCGAGCTGGCCGAGCGGGTGGGGGTGACTATCGCCAATCTCTCCGTGCTCAAGACCGGCAAGGCCCGTGCCGTGCGTTTTTCCACCCTGGAGGCGATCTGCGCCGCCCTGGAGTGCCAGCCCGGCGACATCCTCGAATACCGGCCGGAGGACCAGACAGCGGAGGGCTGA